One Chryseobacterium indoltheticum DNA segment encodes these proteins:
- a CDS encoding AsmA-like C-terminal region-containing protein, producing the protein MHKFKKILLKILKWTGISIASILFLMFIIPILFPGKVSEQVKLFANKHLAGKLDYRKTHLTFFRHFPSLTVSVDDFLLKGSKPFQNDTLLAAKEVAVGINLKNLIFDGEVKIDEIYVTDAYANVFVNTKGEANYNVYVSKPSEKPKDTTSTGASIKLDLIKLRNWNVKYNDHAARVLVDAKGLSYTGKGGLSEDIFDLETDLDIDKLDFSLNRIYYAKQKTLHADLITRINTNALTFVLRKNELRINDLPLKFTGFVSILKDGYNLDINAASEKTTIRDMISVLPPQYLDWAKDTKIEGDSDFFFSLKGRFSEQKNQKPRLKAKLMVKDGFVSNGKAPVPMNNFNMDLNVDLPDLNTEELGLNLKNLSFDLGPSNNFKAVVKTKGLDEMQINANVKGAVNLQTLTQALGLKDIDARGLMDTNIKANGIFSLDKKLFPKTNGYLNLKNGWLKTKYYPNPIQNINIVANIINTDGTFKSLGVKLDPFKFNFEGNPVFVNANLQNFEDVLYKVRAKGTLNVGRIYKVFAKKGLDVSGLIMADLSLNGRQSYATTGQYSRLDNRGNLILKNIKATTEYLPKSFYIKEGNFEFENEKMWFRKFFANYGKSDFALNGYLLNTINYFIERKGTLHGKFKLKSRYILIDEFMALKDGDNSKKSIEVDYAKVENPKSSGVVIIPKNLDVSLEADAKNVEFKGLNLNNLFGLASINKGEVFLKNTSFDVVGSRMKIDARYQDESPLTANYDVALNVLDFDVQRAYNEIDMVREMATAAKNVKGIVSLNYKLKGDFDKNMKPIYPSLEGGGVVNLRDVEVKNLKMLSAVGDNIGAKAFNDPDMKGVNIETHIKNNLIHVDKFTFKVSILRPTISGTTSFNGLLDLRVRVGILPGGLIGFPIVVTGTHEKPKVKIFSKTGQGIVDALYNQKSNKVIREERRAEKKTKRQQRKEKAAQEQKAKNAEKQINTDLKEK; encoded by the coding sequence ATGCATAAGTTTAAAAAAATATTATTGAAAATTCTGAAATGGACCGGAATTTCCATTGCTTCCATTCTTTTTCTCATGTTTATCATTCCGATTTTATTTCCCGGAAAGGTTTCTGAGCAAGTAAAACTTTTTGCCAATAAGCATCTTGCTGGTAAATTGGATTACAGAAAAACACATCTTACTTTTTTCAGACATTTCCCGTCATTGACAGTTTCAGTCGATGATTTTTTACTGAAAGGTTCAAAGCCTTTTCAAAATGATACCTTGCTTGCTGCAAAAGAAGTTGCAGTTGGTATTAATCTTAAAAATTTAATTTTTGACGGCGAAGTTAAAATTGATGAAATATATGTTACAGACGCTTATGCCAATGTTTTCGTCAATACTAAAGGTGAAGCCAATTATAATGTTTACGTTTCAAAACCTTCAGAAAAACCAAAAGATACAACAAGTACAGGTGCCTCAATAAAGCTTGATCTTATTAAATTAAGAAACTGGAATGTTAAATATAATGATCATGCTGCAAGAGTTTTGGTTGATGCAAAAGGTTTAAGTTATACCGGAAAAGGTGGGCTGAGTGAAGATATTTTTGATCTTGAAACTGACTTGGATATTGATAAATTAGACTTTAGTTTAAACAGAATTTATTACGCCAAACAAAAAACTTTACATGCAGATTTAATTACCAGGATTAATACCAATGCGTTAACCTTTGTACTTAGAAAAAATGAGTTGAGAATTAATGATCTGCCTTTAAAATTTACGGGTTTTGTAAGTATTTTAAAAGACGGTTATAATCTTGACATCAATGCCGCATCTGAAAAAACAACGATTCGCGATATGATTTCTGTGCTTCCGCCTCAATATTTAGATTGGGCAAAAGATACCAAAATTGAAGGTGACAGTGACTTCTTTTTCAGTCTGAAAGGAAGATTCAGTGAGCAAAAAAATCAAAAACCAAGATTAAAAGCAAAGTTGATGGTAAAAGATGGCTTTGTATCCAACGGTAAAGCGCCGGTTCCGATGAATAATTTTAATATGGATCTCAATGTTGATTTACCTGATTTAAATACAGAAGAATTAGGACTTAATTTGAAAAATTTAAGCTTCGATCTTGGTCCGAGTAACAACTTTAAAGCGGTCGTAAAAACAAAAGGTTTAGACGAAATGCAAATCAATGCGAATGTAAAAGGTGCGGTCAATTTACAGACTTTGACTCAGGCTTTAGGGTTAAAAGATATCGATGCGAGAGGCTTGATGGACACCAATATCAAAGCAAACGGAATTTTTAGTTTAGATAAAAAATTATTTCCAAAAACAAACGGTTATCTCAATCTGAAAAACGGTTGGCTAAAAACAAAATATTATCCAAATCCCATTCAGAATATCAATATTGTCGCAAATATTATCAATACCGATGGTACTTTCAAGAGTTTAGGGGTAAAGCTTGATCCTTTTAAATTTAATTTTGAAGGAAACCCTGTGTTTGTGAATGCAAATCTGCAGAATTTTGAAGACGTTCTTTATAAAGTGCGCGCAAAAGGAACTTTAAATGTTGGGCGAATTTATAAAGTTTTTGCCAAAAAAGGCTTGGATGTAAGCGGATTAATCATGGCTGATTTGTCTCTGAACGGTCGACAAAGTTATGCAACAACCGGTCAGTACAGCAGATTAGATAATCGGGGAAATTTAATTTTAAAAAATATAAAAGCCACGACAGAATATCTTCCGAAATCATTTTACATTAAAGAAGGAAACTTCGAGTTTGAGAATGAAAAAATGTGGTTCAGGAAGTTTTTCGCGAATTACGGAAAGTCAGATTTTGCTTTAAATGGTTATCTATTAAATACAATTAATTATTTTATTGAAAGAAAAGGAACGCTTCATGGAAAGTTTAAATTAAAATCACGATACATTCTCATTGATGAATTTATGGCACTGAAAGACGGTGATAATTCAAAAAAATCAATAGAAGTTGATTATGCAAAAGTAGAAAATCCGAAAAGCAGCGGCGTTGTGATTATACCAAAAAATCTTGATGTTTCATTGGAAGCAGATGCTAAAAATGTTGAGTTTAAAGGCTTGAATCTTAATAATCTTTTCGGCTTGGCCTCGATTAACAAAGGTGAAGTTTTTCTTAAAAATACTTCATTTGACGTTGTGGGAAGCAGAATGAAAATTGATGCCCGTTATCAGGATGAGTCACCATTGACAGCCAATTATGATGTTGCTCTGAACGTTTTAGATTTCGATGTTCAACGAGCGTATAATGAAATTGATATGGTGCGTGAAATGGCAACTGCAGCCAAAAATGTGAAGGGAATTGTTTCTCTGAATTACAAATTAAAAGGAGATTTTGATAAAAATATGAAACCTATTTATCCGTCTTTGGAGGGTGGAGGAGTTGTTAATCTTCGTGATGTGGAAGTGAAAAATCTTAAAATGCTTTCTGCAGTCGGTGATAATATTGGTGCAAAAGCGTTCAATGATCCTGATATGAAAGGAGTAAATATTGAAACGCACATCAAAAACAATCTGATTCACGTTGATAAATTTACGTTTAAAGTTTCTATTTTGAGACCTACCATCAGCGGAACAACCAGTTTTAATGGATTGCTTGATTTGAGAGTTCGTGTCGGGATTCTTCCTGGAGGATTGATTGGTTTCCCGATTGTTGTTACCGGAACTCATGAAAAACCAAAAGTGAAAATCTTCAGTAAAACCGGACAGGGAATTGTTGACGCTTTGTACAATCAAAAGTCAAACAAAGTAATTCGTGAAGAGAGACGTGCCGAGAAAAAGACAAAAAGACAGCAGCGAAAAGAAAAAGCAGCTCAGGAACAGAAAGCTAAAAATGCTGAAAAACAAATTAATACAGATTTAAAAGAAAAATAA
- a CDS encoding YdeI/OmpD-associated family protein, with protein sequence MNLQAEQFFEKAKKWKEEFYLLREIITENDSLEEDYKWMHPCYTLDEKNVVLIHGFKEYCALLFHKGVLMKDPQNILIQQTENVQSARQIRFRNIEEVEKQRAIIKKYIQEAVKIEQSGQKVELKKVSEYPFPEEFQRALDEDKTLNESFYALSPGRQKGYLFYFNQAKQSKTRETRIEKYYQNILDGKGIDD encoded by the coding sequence ATGAATCTACAAGCTGAACAATTTTTCGAAAAAGCAAAGAAATGGAAGGAAGAATTTTATTTGTTGCGGGAAATCATCACCGAAAATGATTCTCTTGAAGAAGATTACAAATGGATGCATCCTTGCTACACATTAGACGAAAAAAACGTGGTGCTTATTCATGGTTTTAAAGAATATTGTGCGTTGCTCTTTCATAAAGGTGTATTGATGAAAGATCCTCAAAATATTTTAATTCAGCAGACTGAAAATGTACAGTCAGCAAGACAGATCAGATTCAGAAATATTGAGGAAGTAGAAAAACAACGAGCGATTATCAAAAAATACATTCAGGAAGCTGTAAAAATCGAACAATCAGGTCAAAAAGTAGAATTAAAAAAGGTTTCCGAATATCCGTTTCCTGAAGAATTTCAACGAGCTTTAGATGAAGACAAAACTTTAAACGAATCATTTTATGCTCTAAGTCCGGGAAGACAAAAAGGATATTTATTCTATTTTAATCAGGCTAAACAATCCAAAACGCGCGAAACCAGAATTGAAAAATATTACCAAAATATTCTCGATGGAAAAGGAATTGATGATTGA
- a CDS encoding DoxX family protein: MDKRNKIIYWIVTVFLSVGMLAGGIQQMLQIGGYNEIITKLHYPLYVLSILGIWKILGVIAILIPKFPLLKEWAYAGFFFAMSGAAISHFAVGQSFTEAIPALILLLVTVLSWYFRPSDRRIISKNN, from the coding sequence ATGGACAAAAGAAACAAAATCATTTACTGGATTGTCACTGTTTTTCTTTCTGTCGGAATGCTGGCAGGAGGAATACAACAAATGCTTCAAATAGGTGGTTACAACGAGATAATCACCAAATTACATTATCCTTTATATGTCTTATCCATCCTAGGAATCTGGAAAATTTTAGGTGTAATTGCCATTCTTATTCCCAAATTTCCTTTGCTGAAAGAATGGGCGTATGCAGGTTTTTTCTTTGCAATGTCGGGTGCAGCAATTTCTCATTTCGCAGTAGGACAATCTTTTACAGAAGCTATTCCTGCTTTGATCTTATTACTAGTAACCGTTTTATCTTGGTACTTCAGACCTTCAGACAGAAGAATAATCTCAAAAAACAATTAA
- a CDS encoding SRPBCC family protein, translating into MELKTKIKAEENTQELFITREFDLSLELLFKAYEDAEIVEQWMNTKVIKLENYKHGSWKFETSHDGQVVFSANGVILEFIPNEKITRTFEMENSPFPVQLEFLTFEEIGNKKSKLTIQQIFKSVEYRNQLLKMPFAKGLSMAHDKLQNIFTN; encoded by the coding sequence ATGGAACTTAAAACAAAAATTAAAGCAGAAGAAAACACGCAGGAACTTTTCATTACCAGAGAATTTGACTTGTCTTTAGAGTTACTTTTTAAAGCATATGAAGATGCTGAAATCGTTGAACAATGGATGAATACTAAAGTAATAAAACTTGAAAACTACAAACACGGAAGCTGGAAATTTGAAACTTCTCACGACGGACAAGTGGTGTTTTCTGCAAACGGAGTAATTCTCGAATTTATTCCGAACGAAAAAATCACCCGAACTTTCGAAATGGAAAACAGTCCATTTCCGGTGCAATTAGAGTTTCTGACGTTTGAAGAAATTGGAAATAAAAAAAGCAAACTGACAATTCAGCAGATATTCAAATCGGTAGAATACAGAAACCAGCTTTTAAAAATGCCTTTCGCAAAAGGTTTGAGCATGGCGCACGACAAACTTCAAAATATTTTCACCAATTAA
- a CDS encoding ArsR/SmtB family transcription factor: MNLRRDVFQAIADPTRRSILALVAAQSMTAGAIASNFDTARPTVSKHIQILTECELLTSEQNGREIIYHLNPQKMKEIADFIEPFRKMWDERFNTLESIMKNYKNKD, from the coding sequence ATGAATTTAAGACGTGATGTTTTTCAGGCTATTGCCGATCCTACAAGAAGATCAATTCTCGCTTTAGTAGCCGCACAATCGATGACGGCCGGAGCAATTGCTTCAAATTTTGATACTGCGCGACCAACTGTTTCAAAGCATATTCAAATCTTAACGGAATGCGAACTTTTGACTTCTGAGCAAAACGGCCGAGAAATAATCTATCATCTTAATCCTCAAAAGATGAAAGAAATAGCAGACTTTATCGAACCTTTCCGGAAAATGTGGGACGAGCGTTTCAACACGCTGGAATCTATCATGAAAAACTACAAAAACAAAGACTAA
- a CDS encoding alpha-amylase family glycosyl hydrolase, giving the protein MIQENENRYQPKKYVQLTTPDWVKNATLYELNIRQFSDEGSFREVEKQLPRLKKMGIDIIWLMPIHPIGELHRKGNLGSYYSVKDYFAINAEFGTEEDFRSLINAIHQQGMYVIIDWVANHTSWDNQMVAEHPEWYMKSRKGTFQSTRWRDYDDIIELDYISSELRKYMTDALKFWVKEYNIDGYRCDIASFVPIDFWENARAELENIKPVFMLAEAEDKDLHRKAFDATYNWNLWNILHQIAAHGTSIKTLTEGYLAEHVSFFPKEAIRMNFVDNHDKNSWEGNQYSNFGKALKAAIVFTVMMDGIPLVYSGQEAGLDRSLEFFEKDPIDWKTHEIETLYTVLFQLKHKNKALWNGRHGGEMVRIMNDRLDQVISFVREKDGDRVLTIINLRNNPIIVQCDTSFDQGIYTNLFTGKEQKVLDNMIFNMNAWEYIVLHQSNQVSI; this is encoded by the coding sequence ATGATACAAGAAAATGAAAATAGGTACCAACCCAAAAAATATGTACAGCTCACTACTCCGGATTGGGTAAAAAATGCCACGCTTTATGAATTGAATATCCGGCAGTTTTCAGATGAAGGTTCATTCAGAGAAGTTGAAAAACAGCTTCCGCGTTTAAAAAAAATGGGTATTGATATTATCTGGCTGATGCCGATACATCCTATTGGAGAATTGCATCGTAAAGGAAATCTGGGAAGTTATTATTCAGTAAAAGATTATTTTGCGATTAATGCTGAGTTTGGTACAGAAGAAGATTTCAGAAGCCTCATCAATGCCATTCATCAACAAGGAATGTATGTAATTATTGACTGGGTTGCCAACCACACCAGTTGGGATAATCAAATGGTAGCAGAGCATCCCGAATGGTACATGAAATCGAGAAAAGGAACTTTTCAGTCTACACGCTGGAGAGATTATGATGACATTATAGAATTGGATTATATAAGTTCTGAACTGCGCAAGTATATGACAGATGCTCTTAAATTTTGGGTAAAAGAATATAATATTGACGGATATCGTTGTGACATTGCAAGCTTTGTACCCATTGATTTTTGGGAAAATGCAAGAGCCGAACTTGAAAACATAAAACCAGTTTTTATGCTAGCCGAAGCTGAAGACAAAGACTTGCATCGTAAAGCATTTGATGCGACCTATAATTGGAATTTGTGGAATATTTTGCATCAGATTGCCGCACATGGAACCAGTATTAAAACACTGACGGAAGGATATCTGGCCGAGCATGTTTCTTTTTTTCCTAAAGAAGCGATCCGTATGAATTTTGTCGACAATCATGACAAGAATTCCTGGGAAGGAAACCAATACAGTAATTTTGGGAAAGCCCTCAAAGCAGCAATCGTTTTTACGGTAATGATGGATGGGATTCCGTTGGTTTACAGCGGACAGGAAGCAGGACTTGACCGATCTCTGGAATTTTTTGAAAAAGACCCGATTGACTGGAAAACTCATGAAATTGAAACTCTGTACACGGTACTTTTTCAACTGAAACACAAAAATAAAGCACTCTGGAACGGTCGTCATGGCGGGGAAATGGTAAGAATTATGAATGACCGTCTGGATCAGGTGATCTCTTTTGTAAGAGAAAAGGATGGCGACAGAGTTTTAACGATTATTAATCTACGTAATAACCCGATAATTGTGCAATGCGACACATCGTTTGATCAGGGAATTTATACCAACTTATTTACCGGAAAAGAGCAGAAAGTTTTAGATAATATGATTTTCAATATGAATGCCTGGGAATATATTGTTTTACATCAATCAAACCAGGTAAGTATCTAA
- a CDS encoding glycosyltransferase family 32 protein, which produces MIPKKIHYCWFGGHAKHELAEHCIASWRKIHPDFEIVEWNESNAPLEDNEYVKEAFAQKKWAFVSDYVRSKVMYEHGGIYMDTDMELKLPLDEFLNEKAVCGFEVKGVPYSAFWMAEPKHQLSKDFVAYYNNQEHFVERINTDIFSEMLEKEYGADRYSDTIQKLKHDVTLYPSVYFSQDLPRNYVSHHFNGSWFGGDEENTHKKMVNVYGLLEQLVNYPDAAKSVDAVINEHKIIDVNKLLDLIPRDKIEAYLKK; this is translated from the coding sequence ATGATACCGAAAAAAATACACTATTGCTGGTTTGGAGGCCATGCAAAACATGAATTGGCTGAACATTGTATTGCGTCCTGGAGAAAAATTCATCCTGATTTTGAAATTGTTGAATGGAATGAAAGTAATGCACCTCTCGAGGATAATGAATATGTGAAGGAGGCTTTTGCTCAAAAGAAATGGGCTTTTGTTTCAGATTATGTACGTTCTAAAGTAATGTATGAGCACGGAGGAATTTATATGGATACCGATATGGAGCTGAAATTACCTCTGGATGAATTTCTTAATGAAAAAGCTGTTTGTGGTTTTGAAGTAAAAGGTGTTCCTTATTCAGCCTTCTGGATGGCAGAGCCAAAACATCAGCTTTCTAAGGATTTTGTCGCGTATTATAATAATCAGGAACATTTCGTAGAACGCATCAATACAGATATATTTTCTGAGATGCTTGAGAAAGAATATGGTGCAGACCGTTACAGCGATACCATTCAAAAGCTGAAACATGATGTAACCCTTTACCCGTCTGTTTATTTTTCTCAAGACTTACCAAGGAATTACGTAAGCCATCATTTTAATGGTTCGTGGTTTGGTGGTGACGAAGAGAATACGCATAAAAAAATGGTTAATGTTTATGGGCTTTTAGAGCAGCTAGTCAATTATCCTGATGCCGCAAAATCAGTGGATGCAGTAATAAATGAACACAAAATAATCGATGTCAACAAACTTTTAGACCTTATTCCGAGAGATAAAATAGAGGCATATTTAAAGAAGTAA
- a CDS encoding rod shape-determining protein produces MGLFDMFTVEIAMDLGTANTLIIFNNKIVIDQPSIVAIDRLTGKAIAVGEEAKLMQGKTHEDIRVIRPLKDGVIADFHASEHMIKEFIKQISQIKGKFIQPALRIVICIPSGITEVEKRAVRDSAQKVNAKEVIMIYEPMAAAIGAGIDVESPEGNMIVDIGGGTTEIAVIALGGIVCDRSLKLAGDVFTNDIAYFIRSQHNLDIGERTAEKIKIEIGSALEELEFPLDDISVQGKDLLTGKPKEIMVNYKEIFKALDKSIMRIEDAILETLSITPPELATDIYKTGIFLAGGGALLNGLSDRIHRKTGLPVFVAEDPLRAVVRGTGIALKNIDRFRFLMK; encoded by the coding sequence ATGGGGTTATTTGATATGTTTACGGTGGAAATTGCAATGGATCTTGGAACGGCTAATACCCTAATTATATTTAATAATAAGATTGTAATCGATCAGCCTTCTATTGTTGCTATTGACCGATTAACAGGAAAAGCAATTGCTGTAGGGGAAGAAGCAAAGCTGATGCAGGGAAAAACGCATGAAGATATCAGAGTTATACGACCACTGAAAGATGGTGTGATTGCAGATTTTCATGCTTCCGAACATATGATAAAAGAATTTATCAAACAGATTTCTCAAATCAAAGGTAAATTTATACAACCGGCACTTAGAATTGTAATATGCATCCCTTCAGGGATTACGGAAGTTGAAAAAAGAGCCGTTAGAGATTCTGCTCAAAAGGTAAATGCCAAGGAAGTTATTATGATCTATGAACCAATGGCTGCTGCTATTGGAGCAGGTATTGATGTTGAAAGTCCGGAAGGAAATATGATCGTTGATATTGGTGGCGGAACTACAGAAATTGCTGTAATTGCTTTGGGTGGAATTGTCTGCGACAGATCATTAAAATTAGCGGGTGATGTTTTTACGAATGACATTGCATATTTTATCAGATCACAGCACAATCTGGATATTGGCGAAAGAACAGCTGAGAAAATAAAAATTGAGATAGGTTCTGCATTAGAAGAACTAGAATTCCCTTTAGACGATATTTCAGTACAGGGTAAAGATCTTCTCACCGGTAAGCCTAAGGAAATTATGGTAAATTATAAGGAAATATTTAAAGCCTTAGACAAATCTATCATGAGAATTGAAGATGCTATTTTGGAAACGCTTTCGATCACACCACCGGAATTGGCAACAGATATCTATAAGACAGGGATTTTTCTTGCAGGCGGCGGCGCATTGCTAAACGGATTATCAGACAGAATTCACAGAAAGACAGGATTGCCGGTTTTTGTGGCAGAAGATCCATTGAGAGCTGTAGTTCGCGGAACCGGTATTGCTCTGAAAAATATAGATCGATTCAGATTTCTTATGAAGTAG
- a CDS encoding PAS domain-containing sensor histidine kinase, giving the protein MIKNSLSSSEDFDDFFESSLSGFIITDGEGNIIRINKRTADWLNTTCDHFIGKRFSDILSIGGKIYFETHLWPLLRMQGHFDEVAVELADTGKGKIPVYINGYERKDENNKPIFMRFTIFRASDRRLYEENLQIAKKNAEKNLNIEQENAVIREQFIAVLGHDLRNPLSGIMGATQVLLRSKLSDRDLKMVNILQNSSKRMHEMIDNIMDLARGRLGGGISINTSSVDLEELLNQVSGELKVTWPDRIIKSEFNINNLVECDPGRISQMVSNLLANAITHGSRETPIILKADVNGNSWKIDVINQGTAIPEKALENLFNPFQRAESHSSNNGLGLGLYIASEIAKAHHGTLTVQSDDVQTCFTFKNEHQLKL; this is encoded by the coding sequence ATGATTAAAAACTCACTTTCATCTTCTGAAGATTTTGACGATTTTTTTGAGTCATCATTATCTGGTTTCATCATTACCGATGGTGAAGGAAACATTATCAGGATTAATAAGCGCACAGCAGATTGGCTGAATACTACATGTGATCATTTCATAGGTAAACGATTTTCTGACATTCTTTCAATTGGTGGAAAGATTTATTTCGAAACCCATCTCTGGCCTCTGTTGAGAATGCAGGGTCACTTCGATGAAGTTGCTGTAGAACTGGCAGATACGGGCAAAGGAAAAATTCCTGTGTATATTAATGGCTATGAAAGAAAAGATGAAAACAACAAGCCTATCTTTATGCGTTTTACGATTTTCAGAGCTTCAGACAGACGGCTTTATGAAGAAAACCTTCAAATTGCAAAAAAAAATGCCGAGAAAAATTTGAATATCGAGCAGGAAAACGCAGTAATCAGAGAACAATTCATCGCAGTGCTTGGCCACGATTTGCGGAATCCGCTCAGCGGAATAATGGGCGCCACGCAAGTGCTTCTGAGATCAAAACTTAGTGACCGTGATCTGAAAATGGTTAACATATTGCAGAACAGCTCAAAAAGAATGCATGAGATGATCGATAATATTATGGATCTTGCACGTGGTCGTCTTGGCGGTGGTATTTCCATTAATACAAGTTCAGTAGATCTGGAAGAACTTCTGAATCAGGTAAGTGGCGAATTAAAAGTGACCTGGCCTGATAGAATTATCAAGTCAGAATTCAATATTAATAATCTTGTAGAATGCGATCCGGGAAGAATCTCACAAATGGTTTCAAACCTTTTGGCCAATGCAATTACTCATGGTTCCCGTGAAACACCCATAATTTTAAAAGCTGATGTGAATGGAAATTCATGGAAAATAGATGTCATTAACCAAGGTACGGCAATTCCGGAAAAAGCATTAGAGAATCTCTTTAACCCTTTTCAAAGAGCCGAATCACACTCCAGCAACAATGGTTTAGGTCTTGGCTTGTATATTGCCTCCGAAATTGCAAAGGCACATCATGGCACATTAACGGTACAATCTGATGACGTACAAACCTGTTTTACCTTTAAGAACGAACATCAATTAAAGCTTTAA
- a CDS encoding alpha/beta fold hydrolase — protein MSAIKRNNVVINGNGENVIMFAHGFGCDQNMWRYVYPAFQDNYTTVLFDHVGAGNSDLSAYSFQKYDELEGYAEDIVEIAKELNIKDAVFVGHSVSAIMGLIAANKAPDIFKSLILIGPSPSYINQGDYIGGFSSSEIDELLESMNNNHLGWSMAMAPVIMGNPEREELGKELANSFCKTDPEIAKHFAKTTFLTDKRDILQHTKVPVLILQCSNDIIAPLEVGHYMHKQIKNSKLVVMKATGHCPNLSAPEETIAAIRSFLND, from the coding sequence ATGAGCGCTATCAAAAGGAATAATGTCGTTATAAACGGAAACGGCGAAAATGTAATCATGTTTGCACACGGATTTGGATGCGATCAGAACATGTGGAGGTATGTTTATCCTGCTTTTCAGGATAATTATACAACTGTTCTTTTTGATCATGTAGGTGCAGGCAACTCTGATCTTTCTGCGTACTCATTCCAAAAGTATGATGAGCTAGAAGGATATGCTGAAGATATTGTAGAAATTGCTAAAGAGCTTAATATTAAAGATGCCGTATTTGTTGGGCATTCTGTAAGTGCCATTATGGGACTTATTGCAGCAAATAAGGCTCCTGATATTTTTAAAAGTCTTATTCTCATCGGCCCTTCTCCTTCTTACATCAATCAGGGAGATTACATTGGCGGGTTTAGCAGTTCAGAAATAGATGAATTGCTGGAGTCGATGAATAATAATCACCTCGGATGGTCAATGGCGATGGCACCTGTAATAATGGGAAACCCCGAAAGAGAAGAGCTTGGAAAAGAGCTCGCAAACAGTTTTTGTAAAACCGACCCGGAGATAGCCAAACATTTCGCAAAAACAACTTTTTTGACCGATAAACGTGATATACTGCAACATACAAAAGTTCCTGTATTAATCCTTCAATGCAGCAATGATATCATTGCTCCACTAGAAGTGGGACATTATATGCACAAGCAGATCAAGAACAGCAAACTTGTTGTGATGAAAGCCACCGGACATTGTCCCAACCTAAGCGCACCGGAAGAAACCATTGCAGCAATAAGAAGTTTTTTAAATGATTAA